One genomic segment of Corynebacterium durum includes these proteins:
- the nth gene encoding endonuclease III, which produces METSLTLKRRARRINRILAEAYPNAQAELNFTNALELIVATVLSAQCTDVRVNQVTPALFERYPTAADYAHADPEELETYIRSTGFFRAKAKNLIGLGAMLDEDFDGEVPPRLEDLVKLPGVGRKTANVVLGNAFGIPGLTVDTHFGRIVRRLGLTHDKDPVKVEHALEQLIEKREWTLFSHRVIFHGRRVCHSRKAACGVCFLAKQCPSYGKVGPTEIPLAQALVKSPDREHLFHMAGVNDEN; this is translated from the coding sequence ATGGAGACATCTCTGACGCTCAAACGCAGGGCGCGGCGCATCAACCGCATCCTGGCGGAGGCGTATCCCAACGCACAAGCTGAGCTGAATTTTACTAACGCCCTTGAATTGATTGTGGCAACAGTACTGAGCGCGCAATGTACTGATGTGCGGGTGAATCAGGTTACCCCGGCCTTATTTGAGCGATATCCCACCGCCGCTGACTATGCTCACGCTGACCCAGAGGAACTGGAAACGTACATCCGCTCAACTGGCTTCTTTCGGGCGAAGGCAAAAAATCTCATTGGTCTGGGGGCGATGCTCGACGAGGATTTTGATGGGGAAGTACCCCCACGGTTGGAGGATCTGGTGAAGCTTCCGGGGGTGGGCAGGAAAACGGCAAACGTGGTGCTGGGTAACGCCTTTGGTATCCCTGGTCTGACGGTGGACACGCACTTTGGCAGGATCGTGAGGCGACTGGGTTTGACGCACGACAAAGACCCAGTAAAAGTGGAGCACGCCCTTGAACAGCTCATAGAGAAGCGGGAATGGACGCTTTTCTCTCATCGTGTTATCTTTCATGGTCGCCGCGTGTGCCATAGCAGAAAGGCTGCATGCGGCGTGTGTTTTCTGGCCAAACAATGCCCCTCATATGGAAAAGTCGGACCAACAGAAATACCGTTAGCTCAAGCTCTGGTAAAAAGTCCAGACAGAGAACATTTGTTTCA